One window from the genome of Bufo bufo chromosome 4, aBufBuf1.1, whole genome shotgun sequence encodes:
- the GGPS1 gene encoding geranylgeranyl pyrophosphate synthase isoform X1, with protein sequence MMANSSERILLEPYKYLLQLPGKQIRTKLSQAFNHWLNVPEDKAQVIIEVTEMLHNASLLIDDIEDNSKLRRGFPVAHSIYGVPSVINSANYVYFLGLEKVLTLNHPKAVHVFTQQLLELHRGQGLDIYWRDTYACPTEAEYKAMVLQKTGGLFGLAIGLMQLFSSYDKDLKPLLNTLGLFFQIRDDYANLHSKEYSENKSFCEDLTEGKFSFPTIHAIWSRPESTQVQNILRQRTENVDIKKYCVHYLEKVGSFEYTRQVLRELENEAYGHIESLGGNPELVSIIKHLSNMYKNPS encoded by the exons ATGATGGCCAACTCCTCGGAAAGAATCTTACTGGAGCCTTACAAATACTTGCTTCAATTGCCAG gtaaGCAGATCAGGACAAAGTTGTCTCAGGCTTTCAACCACTGGCTAAATGTCCCAGAAGATAAAGCACAG GTGATCATAGAAGTTACAGAGATGTTACACAATGCCAGTCTACTTATTGATGACATTGAGGACAATTCCAAGCTTCGTCGAGGATTTCCCGTTGCTCATAGCATCTATGGTGTTCCATCTGTTATTAATTCTGCAAATTATGTGTACTTTCTGGGTTTAGAGAAAGTTTTAACTCTTAATCATCCAAAAGCAGTTCATGTTTTTACCCAGCAGTTACTTGAGCTCCATCGTGGCCAAGGCTTAGACATATACTGGAGAGATACATATGCATGTCCTACAGAAGCAGAATATAAAGCTATGGTATTGCAGAAGACAGGTGGTCTCTTTGGATTAGCTATTGGCTTAATGCAATTGTTTTCTTCATATGACAAAGATTTAAAGCCATTGTTAAATACTCTTGGGCTTTTCTTTCAAATAAGAGATGATTATGCAAATTTACACTCCAAAGAATATAGTGAAAACAAAAGCTTTTGTGAAGATTTGACAGAAGGCAAGTTTTCATTTCCTACAATACATGCTATTTGGTCAAGACCTGAAAGTACTCAGGTTCAAAATATATTGCGACAGAGGACAGAAAACGTAGATATCAAGAAATACTGTGTCCACTAtcttgagaaggtgggctcttttGAGTATACGAGGCAAGTTTTAAGAGAATTAGAAAATGAAGCCTATGGGCACATTGAGTCTCTAGGAGGAAATCCTGAGTTAGTTTCAATAATAAAGCATCTGAGCAATATGTATAAAAATCCATCGTAG
- the GGPS1 gene encoding geranylgeranyl pyrophosphate synthase isoform X2, translating into MLHNASLLIDDIEDNSKLRRGFPVAHSIYGVPSVINSANYVYFLGLEKVLTLNHPKAVHVFTQQLLELHRGQGLDIYWRDTYACPTEAEYKAMVLQKTGGLFGLAIGLMQLFSSYDKDLKPLLNTLGLFFQIRDDYANLHSKEYSENKSFCEDLTEGKFSFPTIHAIWSRPESTQVQNILRQRTENVDIKKYCVHYLEKVGSFEYTRQVLRELENEAYGHIESLGGNPELVSIIKHLSNMYKNPS; encoded by the coding sequence ATGTTACACAATGCCAGTCTACTTATTGATGACATTGAGGACAATTCCAAGCTTCGTCGAGGATTTCCCGTTGCTCATAGCATCTATGGTGTTCCATCTGTTATTAATTCTGCAAATTATGTGTACTTTCTGGGTTTAGAGAAAGTTTTAACTCTTAATCATCCAAAAGCAGTTCATGTTTTTACCCAGCAGTTACTTGAGCTCCATCGTGGCCAAGGCTTAGACATATACTGGAGAGATACATATGCATGTCCTACAGAAGCAGAATATAAAGCTATGGTATTGCAGAAGACAGGTGGTCTCTTTGGATTAGCTATTGGCTTAATGCAATTGTTTTCTTCATATGACAAAGATTTAAAGCCATTGTTAAATACTCTTGGGCTTTTCTTTCAAATAAGAGATGATTATGCAAATTTACACTCCAAAGAATATAGTGAAAACAAAAGCTTTTGTGAAGATTTGACAGAAGGCAAGTTTTCATTTCCTACAATACATGCTATTTGGTCAAGACCTGAAAGTACTCAGGTTCAAAATATATTGCGACAGAGGACAGAAAACGTAGATATCAAGAAATACTGTGTCCACTAtcttgagaaggtgggctcttttGAGTATACGAGGCAAGTTTTAAGAGAATTAGAAAATGAAGCCTATGGGCACATTGAGTCTCTAGGAGGAAATCCTGAGTTAGTTTCAATAATAAAGCATCTGAGCAATATGTATAAAAATCCATCGTAG